The Monodelphis domestica isolate mMonDom1 chromosome 7, mMonDom1.pri, whole genome shotgun sequence genome window below encodes:
- the RMI1 gene encoding recQ-mediated genome instability protein 1, protein MNVSSIALRVETWLSSAWHIKVPMTWLEACITWIQEENNDVCLTQAQINKQVFEQWLLTDLRDLEYPILPNKILEDPKGELNGFYSLQINSLVDVSQPVYSQLQKLRGLNKSNDLVTAETQASLKPWEANPTRMLMLQITDGIIQIQGMEYQPIPVLHQTLPPGTKILIHGNISSRLGVLLLKPENVKVLGGEVDALVEEHAQERILARLIGESDSLTSARPNHSQCIPGLEDGLEPALEPSDAELLASLDENDESVVNNDAPSESGYFSTSCISNTISNVTTSLGLSIISPRTDEDLPNPSVNFTEGDLDDFSLEDVLFLEETVQKELQETEERNSLTLNRGSDKNVERHSQKPNIVESFSLANTNEKNVQSEKILFQQMTSKDKSFGYLSGRDQNPSRILSFKHNAQLLEDFIVKHKKSGKYEKINSPISNLENYISDKPMKTELVNVPKLVSEMGNESSYVLPSSLISSENNMDQISLIVDLDSPPFTYISVLLARNLNEVTTVKVKAFIVTLTGNLLRCGGFWSVTAKISDGTAYLDVIFADEILTNMIGFSVSEVKQLKKDTIQHKKFQEGLQNCQRALIDLCCLMTITFNPSLSKGMVSVLQDVNMEDLQNLKRRLNK, encoded by the coding sequence atgaatgtatcTAGTATTGCACTAAGAGTGGAAACTTGGCTTTCTTCTGCATGGCATATTAAAGTACCCATGACATGGCTAGAAGCTTGTATTACTTGGATTCAAGAGGAAAATAATGATGTGTGTTTGACTCAGGCTCAAATTAATAAACAAGTGTTTGAGCAATGGCTTCTTACTGATCTGAGAGATTTGGAGTATCCTATTTTACCCAATAAGATTTTGGAAGATCCAAAAGGAGAGCTAAATGGTTTTTATTCTTTGCAGATTAATTCATTGGTTGATGTTAGTCAGCCTGTGTATTCTCAGTTACAAAAGTTGAGAGGACTGAACAAATCAAATGATCTAGTAACAGCTGAAACACAAGCATCCTTAAAGCCCTGGGAAGCAAATCCTACGCGAATGCTAATGTTGCAGATTACTGATGGAATTATACAAATACAGGGCATGGAATATCAGCCTATTCCCGTTCTTCATCAAACTCTTCCTCCAGGTACTAAAATTCTTATCCATGGAAATATTTCTTCTCGACTTGGTGTTCTTTTGCTGAAACCAGAAAATGTGAAGGTGCTAGGGGGTGAAGTGGATGCTCTTGTTGAAGAACATGCTCAAGAAAGAATACTTGCAAGACTAATTGGAGAATCTGATTCCTTAACTTCAGCCAGACCAAATCACAGCCAGTGCATCCCTGGACTTGAAGATGGACTAGAACCAGCATTAGAACCTTCAGATGCAGAACTCCTAGCAAGCCTTGATGAAAATGATGAGTCAGTGGTCAATAATGATGCTCCCTCAGAAAGTGGATATTTTAGTACAAGTTGTATTTCAAACACTATCAGCAATGTAACTACTAGCTTAGGACTTTCAATCATTTCACCAAGAACAGATGAAGACCTACCAAATCCATCTGTGAATTTCACTGAAGGGGATTTAGATGACTTTTCACTAGAAGATGTCTTGTTTTTAGAGGAAACTGTCCAAAAGGAACTTcaagagacagaagaaaggaatTCATTGACATTGAACAGAGGCAGTGACAAAAATGTAGAGAGACATTCACAGAAACCTAATATTGTAGAGAGTTTTTCTCTGgccaatacaaatgaaaaaaatgttcagagtgaaaagattttatttcaaCAAATGACCAGTAAGGACAAATCTTTTGGTTATTTATCTGGTAGAGATCAAAATCCTAGCAGAATTTTGTCATTTAAACATAATGCACAACTGCTCGAGGATTTTATAGTTAAGCataagaaatcaggaaaatatgagaaaattaacTCCCCCATCAGCAATTTAGAAAACTATATAAGTGATAAACCAATGAAAACAGAACTGGTTAATGTACCAAAGCTTGTTTCAGAAATGGGTAATGAAAGCAGTTATGTACTGCCTAGTTCTTTAATATCATCAGAGAACAACATGGATCAGATTTCTCTCATTGTTGATTTGGATTCTCCACCCTTTACTTACATTTCTGTTCTATTGGCCAGGAATCTAAATGAAGTAACAACTGTGAAAGTCAAAGCATTTATTGTAACCTTAACTGGAAATCTCTTACGTTGTGGTGGCTTTTGGAGTGTGACTGCAAAAATTTCTGATGGTACTGCATATCTAGATGTGATTTTTGCAGATGAAATACTAACAAATATGATTGGATTTTCAGTATCAGAAGTAAAACAGTTAAAAAAAGATACTATTCAGCATAAAAAATTCCAGGAAGGTTTACAGAACTGTCAAAGAGCTCTCATAGACTTGTGCTGTCTAATGACTATTACATTTAATCCTTCCTTGTCTAAAGGCATGGTGTCAGTTCTGCAAGATGTTAATATGGAAGACCTACAGAATTTAAAGAGACGCTTGAATAAATAA